From a single Rhodococcus qingshengii JCM 15477 genomic region:
- a CDS encoding CaiB/BaiF CoA transferase family protein, with protein sequence MDSDNTSEWSFLHGKRVLDLSRLLPGPFATTLLADLGADVVKVENPKRPDPTRAAGERMASLNRNKRSIALDLRLESDRETFLRLVETADAVVEGFRPQVLAGMGLGYDVLRKANPRIVLCSITGYGQSGPYADKPGHELNFLGLSGFFAVPGCTDGVVTRPGIRAGDLVGSMYAALSISVALASVDKHGRGQHIDISLAEAATAWCAPFALMIRDIENPTDSPTVQGDNDIFETSDGCLLSLATFEDKFWIEFRTAFSAEFPALNTLRYDDRWTRTQHKAELRELLVTTFGTHTYGWWEKSLTAINAPWAPVFTDAGQLMSDPHVVARNLFSEVATENGESWPQMRFPAQFSLGLNSFRLPTPYVGEHTESVLDEAAAATARRDSGYPDFNSPSKPEDQ encoded by the coding sequence ATGGACAGCGACAACACGTCGGAATGGAGTTTCTTACACGGCAAGCGCGTTCTCGACCTCTCTCGCCTTCTGCCCGGCCCGTTTGCGACGACGCTGCTCGCAGATCTGGGCGCCGACGTGGTCAAGGTCGAGAACCCGAAGCGACCTGATCCCACGCGGGCAGCTGGTGAACGGATGGCTTCGTTGAACAGGAACAAGCGATCGATCGCGCTCGATCTCCGTCTCGAATCCGATCGCGAGACGTTCCTTCGACTAGTCGAGACTGCAGATGCAGTGGTCGAGGGGTTCCGGCCACAGGTACTGGCAGGCATGGGACTCGGCTACGACGTACTTCGAAAAGCCAACCCACGCATCGTATTATGTTCGATCACCGGTTACGGGCAGTCCGGACCCTATGCCGACAAGCCGGGGCACGAATTGAACTTCCTCGGCCTTTCCGGCTTTTTCGCAGTTCCCGGGTGCACCGACGGAGTCGTCACCCGCCCTGGTATCCGGGCCGGTGATCTGGTGGGTTCGATGTACGCAGCACTGTCCATCTCGGTTGCTCTCGCCAGCGTGGACAAGCACGGACGCGGACAACACATAGACATTTCCCTCGCCGAGGCTGCAACCGCCTGGTGCGCGCCTTTCGCGCTCATGATCCGCGATATCGAGAACCCTACCGATTCACCGACCGTCCAGGGAGACAACGACATTTTCGAGACGTCCGACGGTTGCTTGCTTTCACTTGCCACTTTCGAAGACAAGTTCTGGATCGAGTTCCGAACAGCATTCAGCGCTGAGTTTCCGGCACTGAACACACTGCGCTACGACGATCGATGGACCCGAACACAGCACAAGGCAGAGTTGCGGGAACTCCTGGTCACCACCTTCGGTACGCACACATACGGGTGGTGGGAAAAATCGTTGACTGCGATCAATGCCCCGTGGGCGCCGGTGTTCACCGACGCCGGACAACTGATGAGCGATCCCCATGTCGTCGCTCGAAACCTGTTCAGCGAGGTCGCGACCGAAAACGGAGAAAGCTGGCCCCAGATGAGATTCCCGGCGCAGTTCAGCTTGGGACTGAACAGTTTTCGACTTCCGACTCCGTACGTGGGCGAGCACACCGAGTCGGTTCTCGACGAAGCCGCCGCGGCAACGGCGAGACGTGACAGCGGCTATCCGGATTTCAATTCGCCGTCGAAACCCGAAGACCAGTAA
- a CDS encoding ABC transporter ATP-binding protein, with product MTLEATGVSWRVGGALIVDDLDVSPTTGSTVGLLGPNGSGKSTLLKLLAGHNRPTSGVVTLDRTPLSDWKRRDIARRIATVDQHSNTEIDLTVAEVVELGRTPHRGLWGGQSDSDRDAVRAAIEHTDLAGMLDRSWHTLSGGERQRVQIARALAQEPHELLLDEPTNHLDINHQLELLALVRRLPTTTIMALHDLNLAAMFCDSIVMLNRGSIVAHGSPTEVLTADLIAEVYQVDAEVRLDGPGGVPTVRYLPPCHM from the coding sequence ATGACACTCGAAGCTACCGGCGTCAGTTGGCGGGTCGGCGGGGCGCTCATAGTCGACGACCTCGACGTCTCGCCTACAACCGGAAGTACGGTGGGGCTTCTCGGCCCCAACGGTTCGGGGAAATCGACGCTGCTGAAACTGCTTGCCGGGCACAATCGTCCGACATCCGGTGTCGTGACCCTGGACCGAACCCCGTTGTCCGACTGGAAACGCCGCGACATCGCGCGTCGGATCGCGACCGTTGATCAGCACAGCAACACCGAGATCGATCTGACGGTCGCGGAGGTAGTCGAACTCGGACGCACACCTCACCGCGGACTGTGGGGTGGGCAGTCGGATTCCGATCGCGACGCCGTTCGGGCAGCGATCGAACACACCGACCTCGCCGGCATGCTGGACCGGTCGTGGCACACCCTGTCCGGCGGGGAGCGCCAACGCGTCCAGATCGCGCGCGCCCTCGCTCAGGAACCTCACGAGTTGCTACTCGACGAGCCGACCAATCACCTGGACATCAACCATCAACTCGAATTGCTCGCGCTCGTGCGACGCCTCCCCACCACCACGATCATGGCATTGCACGATCTGAATCTGGCCGCCATGTTCTGCGATTCGATAGTGATGCTGAACCGGGGATCCATCGTTGCCCACGGAAGCCCGACCGAGGTCCTCACCGCTGACCTGATAGCCGAGGTCTACCAGGTCGACGCCGAGGTTCGCCTGGACGGTCCCGGCGGAGTACCTACCGTGCGATACCTTCCGCCTTGCCACATGTAA